GGTGTCTTTTACGGCAATTGCTTTTGATTCTGCATCAAATGAGAAATCATAAATAGTATCGTGTTCAAAGTCATCCTCCACTTTGATTAAATATCCTTGTGATTCTAACCCATACAGGGCATTCCCACCGTAAGCTAATGCATGGAATTTTGCAAATCGATACTTTTTAGAACCTAAAACATCCAATTCTGTGTTCATTTTAATCAATTGCCCATCAATGGTTGCAATGAAAATATGAGAATCATTGGTGATCACTTCTCGGATTTCATAATCTTTAATAAACAGGTTTCCTGTACCCACAGCGATGATTTTATTATTGGTTGCTGCAACCAATGTATCATTGATAACGTCTAAGTAAATGATGTTATTAAACGTTGAATCTGGATCAACCACAATGTTTTTAACCACTTGATTATTATCTTTACTCACAACGATGACTTTTCCATCCAGTGTTGGGAAAAGAATGATGTTACTCATAAAGTGAGGGTTGGTAATACGAGTGTCATTTACAATCGATTCTTTGTAGTACTCTTTAAAAACAAATCGCTCTTTTTGTAGGTCATACAATGCAATCGAGTTGTTCGCGTATACCAACGCTAAAAGATCGTTTTCCAATGAAGCAGCCACAACAATGTCTCCAATTTCAATCTCTTTTGAATCAATGGCAACTTTGTCTTTATTGTTCGTAGAAAGAATTATCCCATTTGAACTGTTTAAGAACTCATAACCTTCAAGCAGTTTCATACTTGAAACCCCTGACGCAGAGATGTAGGTTTTATCTTCTAAGGTTGCACCACTTCGGTTGATGCTCTCAATATCTGAGCTTAAGCTTGAACTGTTGGCATCAAAACTCTCTGAATCTTCAGGTTCAAAAAACTTTTTACCTGCGCAACCAGTGAATAACAATAAAGCCAATAAAAGTGTAGAAACTATTTTCATTTTGTGTCCTATTTAGTAAGTAAGTAGTGGTTTAATAAAGCAACTAAATCACTCACTTTTGAATCTTGTTTAATCATTTTAAGTGTTTGTCGAGCATCTTCAAATTTACCTTGTTCGGTAAGAATCAGTGCTTTGTTAAAAAGGGCAAACTCTTTAAGTAAAAAATCTTTTTGCATGGCTAAAGAGTTCAGTTTTTCAACATCAGAATTCTTTAATGCCTCTTCATACTCTAAAAGATATTTTAAATATCGTTCATTGACTTGGATATTTTTATTTCCCTCTTTAGCTTGAAGATATAAAGCAACATTATAAAGTTTGTCGTTACTTGATTTCAGTGTTGCTAAGGCCTCTTGGTCATTCACATCATTTAAAATTTTGTTAAATGCAAGATTGGCTTTGGCTTTATTACTTGCTTGAATGGAGTTGTTAATGGTGTAACCAATTGAACCCACAACAATCACTGCCACTGCAGCAATAAGTGCTTTTTTATATTTTTTATAAAATCGCTCAACTTTTACAAAACTCTCGATAAATTTCTCTTCAGAGTCCAACTCTTTTTTGACAAAATCAACGTTATCTTTTAAGCTCATAGATATTGTATCCTCATTTTAAATTCTACACAATGGTACAAAAATTTTTATAAAATCTTACTTTTATGAAAAATTGAATATAATACTACCTTATTTAACAAAAAGGTCAGCCATGAAAAGCATTTTATTCTCTTTTTTTTATGTGGTCGCATTTGTCAGCTTCATTCACGCTAATGAGGTCAATACATTAGAAACCAAATCAGATTTAGACAACGAAACGACACAGACACGATTTGAATCACTCTCAAAACTGACAAAAGTCATAGGCACAGTTGAGAAGTACTATGTAGACGATATCAAATTGCAAGAGATTGTAAATAAAGCTTTAAAAGGTTTAATGCAAGAGTTGGATGCACACTCAACGTATATGGATAAAAAATATTTTAAAGAGATGCAAATTCAAACCAATGGCGAGTTTGGAGGTTTGGGTATCACCGTTGGAATGAGAGATGGAGCTTTAACCGTTATCTCACCAATTGACGATACTCCAGCATATAAAGCAGGTGTAAAAGCGGGTGATATCATCTTAAAAATCGATGACACTTCTACATTGAATATCACTTTAGATGAAGCGGTGGGACTCATGCGAGGAAAGCCAAAAACTCCGATTGAATTAACGCTTGTAAGAAAAGGTGAAAACAAACCAATCCTGATAAAAATCATTCGAGATATCATTAAAATCCAATCGGTTTACTCTAAAACCATTGGGGACGATGTGTTGTATCTACGAGTAACCAGCTTTGATAAAAATGTTGATGTGAATATGCGAAAAGCGATTAATAAAAATAAAACGTTTAAAGGGATTATTTTAGATTTACGAAACAACCCAGGTGGACTTCTTAATCAAGCCATCAGTGTGACAGACTTTTTCGTCAACAGTGGCGTAATTGTTTCTCAAAAAGGGCGAGATGAAAGCAGTGAAGAGAAGTTCTCTGCAACTTCAGCAAATACATTAACCTCAGTTCCATTGGTTGTACTTGTAAATGCAGGAAGTGCCAGTGCCAGTGAGATTGTAAGTGGTGCTTTACAAGACCACAAACGAGCCATCGTAGTGGGTGAAAAAACATTTGGTAAAGGTTCAGTTCAAGTAATTTTACCAATTACAGATGATAAAAGCGAAGGGGTGAAACTCACCATTGCTAAATATTATTTACCAAGTGGACGAACCATCCAAGCAACCGGAATTACACCAGACATCATCGCATATGCTGGAGAAGTTCCACAAGAGAGTGATGCTGAGTTTAAAATCAAAGAAGCAGACTTAAAAAAACATTTAGAAGGTGAGTTAGAAAAAGTCAATCATGATGAAGTAAAAACAAAAGAAGAGAAAAAGAATTCAGACGTTATAACAAAAGAAGAATTGTTTAAAGACAACCAACTCAAAACAGGTGTCGATATTTTAAAATCATTAATTATTATGAAAAAATAGTAGGAGAATAGATGAAAATCAGTGAGATTGTAGCACTTGGTCTTTGGCCAGAATCAAAGAAAACTACAACAAAAAAAGGAATCGATGAACTTGAAGAGTTAGGGTATAACCTCTTTTATATCGGTAAAAATGCAGATCTTTATACGTGTCCGGGTGATGAAGCAAAAGTTTTATTGGTTCGAAGTGATCGATGTTCTGTATTTGATATTCCTTTAAATTTAGAGATTGAAGGAAAAGGTGTTTCTCAAACGGCTATTTCAAACAACGGAGCACAATTTGCAAAAGATGCTGGAATTCGTACAGCCATTCTTTCAGAAAATGTGGATGCTTCTTTAAAGATTGCTCCACGATGTCAAATGATGGAGTTGTGTAAACCCCTTGAAGCAGAAATTGATGGTGATGTGGTTCAGTTTGAGTTGATTTTTAGAAACTACTTAACAGGTTCACTGTATGATGCATGTCAAAATGGAAATGACCCATATGGTTTAGAGCTGACTTCAGATTTACCACAATGGCATAAATTTGAAACACCTATTTTTACGCCAACGACTAAAGGGATTAAAGATGAGCCTTTAAACTCTGCAACAGTGAGAGAGAAATTCCCTGAGATTGTTACGAGCTTAGAAAAACTTTTTAAAGAGTTTACGCAGTTTGCACTTGATAATGGCATTATTATTGTGGACACAAAATTTGAAATTTTTGTAAACTCAAAAGGTGAGTGGGTACTTGGAGATGAGGTATTAACTCCAGAGAGTTCACGATTTATCTCTAAAGAGGATTTTGATGCAGGCAACTATATCTCTATGGACAAACAAATCTTACGAGATTTTGGAAAAGAGCAAAATTGGAAAGAGCAAGCAAAATCGTTAAAAGCAGGTGAGAAGTTAGAGGTAAACGTTCCTCAAACAATCAAAGATAAAATCTTAAGTGGGTACACAACCATACTTAATAGGTTAAGTAAATAATCAAAAAATCACTAAAGGTGTTTTTAGATATAATCCCAAAAAAATTAATTGAAGGTAATAAATGAAAGCAATCGTAAATGTAGCATTAAAGCAAGGTGTATTAGATGACCAAGGAAAAGCAACACATCATGCACTGGACACTTTAGGTTTCAAAGAGGTCGTTAAAGATGTTCGAATCGGAAAACAAATCATTTTAGAACTCAATGCAACGTCTCAAACACAAGCACGAGAAGAAGTTACAAACATGTGTGAAAAACTTCTTGCAAATACAGTGATTGAAGATTATACAATCGAAATTATAGGTTAATCATGAACGTAGCAGTATTACAATTTCCAGGTACCAATTGTGAATATGATACAAAGTATGCATTTGAAAAATTAGGTGCAAACGTTACAATCATTTGGCATAAAGAGACAACAATTCCTGACAATACTGACTTGGTAGTTATTCCAGGTGGGTTTTCATATGGGGATTATTTACGAAGTGGTGCAATTGCACGTTTTGCTAAAATCATGGAAGCCGTACAAACCTTTGCACAAAATGGTGGAAAAGTATTGGGGATTTGTAATGGGTTTCAAATTCTTTTAGAAGCTGGGTTACTACCAGGAGCTATGAAAAGAAATGATTCATTACACTTTATCTCTAAATACAACCATTTAAAAGTGATCAACAATGACAACACTTTTTTACAAAAGCTTGATGTCAATGAGGTGGTTAATATTCCTGTTGCACATCATGATGGAAACTACTTTACAGATGAAGCAGGATTAAAAGCATTAGAAGACAATGGTCAAATTCTTTTAAAATATTGTGATGAAAATGGCAATGAACAAAACCTTAATGGTTCGGTTTCTCAAATTGCGGGTATTTGCAATAAAGAAAAAAATGTTTTTGGTCTTATGCCTCACCCAGAACGAGCAATTGAGTCATTGCTTGGATGTGATGATGGCGTAAAGATGCTTCAAGGTTTTTTTAACTAAATTAAAAAGAGAGTTTAGGCTCTCTTTTATACAATAGGGAAGCTATGAAATATTTACTTCTATTAATACTTCTTTTTAATATTGCTTTGAGTAATGAGCAATTCTTTGATACTGAACAATCCATATTTGAAAGTGAACATCTGCAACAAGAAGAACCACAAAGTAATCTTGAAGATGCTTTGCCTTTAAATGAAGAAGAGGGGACAGAAGAAGAGACTCAAATCAATACTTTTATTGAAGAAACAATTGAAACTACCAACTGGTTTGAAGCCATTCCTTATGAAATTCAACAAGATCATGAAAACAATATCTATGCCAAATTCTTAAATTACCCAGAAAAGATTCATACCTATCAACGCTTTGCAGTTGAGATTGAAGCGCTGATTACAACGACCAATTATACGCATTTAGAGACACGGTTTTTAGGGGCAAAAAATATTGCTTTGATTAACCCTCAATCTCCATGGGAAGCACAAAGTAAAGCCAATACCTTTCATAATCTTTTCTTTTTTAAAGTCTATTCAGCTAATTTTTCTATGCCACGATTTCAAATCATTTTATACAACAATGATGAAATTGTCGATGTTCTTTATTTAGATGCTAAACCCATAGAGTACACAAGCATTGCATTGGGTGATGAACTTTTTACAGATGTCATTGCTGAAGATTTACAAGTGATTTCTTCAAAAACAAAACAGTACAGTAATGATGAATTATTGACCGTACTAGAACTTGAAAGCACCAACGGAAACTTAGAAGATTTTCGATTAAAATATGTGGATGAACAACTCTTAATGAGTTTAGAAGAGAGTTATCCCAAACAAAAACTGATTTATAATGCCATCATACCTATTTATACCAAAGTGCTTAATTTTAAATATTATGATATTCGCACAAAAACATTTAAAATACTCAGTGTTCCCATAAAACTAGAAGAGGAACTTGTCAGTACTCAAACAGATTTAAACCCTAATAACAGCAGTGTGGAGCTTTATAAAAAGACTGCAGCTGGAATTGCCACGATTCTGTTTTTATTGTTGTATATATTTAAACGAAAAAGAGTCTTTATCGTTTTAGGGCTTGTTTGTTTACTTGTTTTTTATATTTTTGCTAAACCCAATAACTCTATAGTCATAGAAGAGGGAACAAAAATCTATATTTTACCAACAAAAAACTCTACAGTATTTCATATCACACAACGAAAGCAGCTTGTAGAAATTTTAACTCAAAAAGGTCCATTCAGTAAAATCTTGTTTGAAATACAGAACAATAATAAAACCATTGGATGGATAAAGGAAAAAAACATTGTCGAAGATTAGAGGAATTTTAACACTCATTCAGTTTACATTGACCGTATCTATTACGATTATATGTATGTATATTTTTAGAAATAATCATCACAAGGTGAGAAAAATTTGGACGGCACTTCAAGTGAAGCTTTTGGGAATCAAACTTGAAATCGTAGGTGAACCAGATACCAATGCAGATATGATTATTTTAAACCACCAATCTCTTTTAGATATCGTGGTGATGGAACACATTCACTCTCGAAATCTTGCATGGGTAGGAAAAAAAGAGATAACAGACTTGTTTTTCTTTGGACACATTATGAAAGCCCCACGTATGATTACTGTTAATCGTGAAGATAAAACAGGTGTTGTAACGCTTTTAAAAGAGGGGAAAGATAGACTTGATGGGGGGAGACCCATTGCGATGTTTCCAGAAGGCACACGAAGTGATGGAACGTACATGAGAAAATTTCGTGCGGGTGCTCGTATTTTAGCAGATAAATATAAACTCAAAGTACAGCCCGTCGTGATGTTCAATACCAGACAAGTATTGGACTCAAAAACCTTGCATGCTACACCAGGAGTGGTGAAAGTAGTATTTTTAGAGACCATGCAAGCGGGAAAAGGAACAGATTGGTTTGACGTCGCTGAAGAGAAGATGCGTACTGTTTTTGAAGAGGAAAAGCCTGCATCATGACTTTGACTTGGCAAACCGTTTTAGCTGTAGGTGTGGGTGGGTTTTTAGGAGCCATTGCTCGCGTTTATGCCAATGCAGCCATTACAAAAGCCGTTCCAGGAGAGTTTCCTGTAGGCATATTGACGGTTAATGTTTTGGGAAGTTTTCTTATTGGAATCTTGTTTGCCCTGTTTTTACACTTCAGTTTTCCTACCGCAATTAAAGCCTTTTTAACTTCAGGTTTTTTAGGTGCACTCACTACGTATTCTACATTTGCTATTGAGAGTTTTCTTCTTTTAGAGAGCTCACTTATACTTGGAATAACCAACATGTTTTTAAACCTTTTTGGTACTGTTTTTGCTGCAGGTATGGGTTATAAAATCGTGACTTTCTTCCTTAAATAGCCCTATATAATCTTTAAGCATTAAGAGGCTATAATCATGAAAAATAATTTGTAGGAGAATGTCATGAGTATGCCTGGTGGTATGGAGTGGGTATTAATTGCACTGGTAGTTTTATTACTTTTTGGTGGTAAAAAAATCCCTGAATTAGCAAAAGGTTTAGGAAGTGGAATTAAAAACTTCAAAAAAGCAGTTAAAGAGGACGATGAAGAGACAGTTGTAAAAACTGAAGAGAAAATCGAAGACAAAAAGAGTGAAACTAAATCTGAGTCAACAAACGAAACTAAAAACGCATAAGTGAGAATCGTTGCAAAGAGTAGTTAAAAATCATATTGAAGAAGTATTAGATTTAAGTATTGTATTGGAAAAACCTAAGGATATCACTTTAGGTCACTATGCAACGCCGGTTGCATTTTCATTGGCCAAAGAGTATCGTAAATCACCAATAGTGATTGCTGATGAGTTAGCTGCTAAATTTGCAGATTCACAGATGTTTGAATCTGTAAGTGCGGTTAAAGGTTTTATTAACTTTAAACTCTCTAATGCGTTTTTGCATAAAGCAGTCAGTGATGCCTTAAGTACGCCCGAAGAGTTTGCTAAAGAGGGCTCTAAAAATGAAAAAATTCTTTTAGAGTACGTGAGTGCCAACCCAACTGGACCACTGCATATTGGACACGCTCGTGGAGCAATATTTGGAGATACGCTCTATCGTGTAGGAAAACATTTAGGGTATGATATCACCAGTGAATACTACATCAACGATGCAGGTGCACAAATGGATCTTTTAGGTCTTTCATTATATCTGGCAGGACGTGAATCAATTTTAAAAGTGGATGTAGAGTATCCCGATCAGTACTATCGGGGGGATTACCTTTATGACATTGCAAAATTGGTTGAAGAAAAGTTCGGAAAAGAGATTTTTGAAGATGCCACACGTATGGATGAATTGGCACAATTTGCAAAAGATGAAGTCCTTGATTTAATCAAAAATGACCTCTTTAAAATTGGTATTGAGTTTGAAAACTTTGTCAGTGAAAAATCTCTGTATGTCAATTGGGAAAGTACCAAAGCCAACTTAGAGAAGAACGGTTCTTTATACACCAAAGATGAAAAAGTTTGGATTAAATCAACCCAACTGGGTGATGACGTTGACCGAGTTGTTGTACGAGAGAACGGGATTCCTACATATTTAGCAGGAGACATTATTTACCATGAAAATAAATTTAATCGACCATACGATAAATTTATTAATATCTGGGGCGCAGACCACCACGGATACATCACTCGGGTAAAAGCTGCTGTTCAATTTTTAGGGTTTGATCCAAACAGATTAGAAATTTTACTTTCTCAAATGGTATCACTTTTAAAAGGGGGAGAACCCTACAAAATGAGTAAACGAGCAGGAAATGTGATCTTGCTTTCTGATATTGCAGATGAGATTGGTGCAGATGCATTACGTTTTGTATTTTTGACCAAAAAGAGTGATACGCATTTAGAGTTTGATTTGGATATGTTAACCAACCAAGACTCTAGTAACCCAATTTTTTATATCAACTATGCCCATGCACGAATCAATCAGCTCTTTAAAAAATCAGAGTTGACATTCCAAAGCATTAAAGATATCACACTTGAGGGTTTAGAAGATGAGAGTGCCAATTTGATGTATGAAGCGTTGTTGTTGCCTTCAATATTGGAGGAAGCATTCAGCAAACGAGACATGCAAAAAATTACAGACTATTTGTACTCATTGGCTTCTTCAGTTCATAAATTTTATAATGAACATAAAATTGTAGGTACACCTAATGAACAAGAGTATCTTAAAGCATTAGCTATGGTCAGTTTAAGCATTAAAACGGGACTGAAGCTGTTAGGAATAACGGCCAAGGAGGTGATGTAATGAAGTGGTTTTTGATTATTTTAGCAATCGTCGTTGCCTTTGCAATTTATAAAGGTGAAATGGGTGGTGCCAGAGATGCTGGTGCCAACTATAATAAACTTTTACGTGGACAATAAATAAAAGAGGGCTTACCCTCTTTTAGGCAGTTCACTTAAGAACTCTTCAATAGAGTATTTTTCTCTGTATTTCTCACTCATTAGATGAATAAACATATCGCCTAAGTCGATTACTGTCCAATCTTCATCTTCATCTGAACGAACAAAATTCTCTCCCAATGGTTTAAGAGCTTCTTTGATGAAAGTCACTAACGAAGCTCCATGTTTAGGGTTCAATGTAGTTGCTACTACAACATAATCAACCAAATAGTCATTCTCTTTTAAGTCAATGACCTCAATGGCTTCCGCTTTTTTTTCATCTAAAACTTGAACAATTTTTTCGATTGTTTTATTCAATGTATTACACCTTTTGTATGATAGTTTTTAAATCGTTTTGTATAACATTTGGAATGGCATTCAAATCCAAATCCTGCTTGATTGAAGTGGAACTGACATCCACATCAATGGGTAAACGTTTGAAGTTTGCATAGAGCAACGGATGGTTGTTTTGTGTCTCTCTGGTTGCTACAACAAACTCAACCATTTGATTTAAGCGTTCAAATTCTGACCATAAATGAAGTTTTTCTAAGTTATCTTCTCCGATGATTAAATAGATTTTCTCACAAGAGTAGTGCTTTTTAAAGTGTTTTACGGTTTCAATGGTGTAGACACTTCGGTTTTGTTTTACTTCATAATCAGAGACTTCAATCTTTGCATCTTTTGAAAAGAGCTTGGTTAATAGTTCCAATCGTGTTGCAGGCGGTAAAAAGAATTCGTGTTTAAATGGGCTTAAAAAAGTGGGCACGATAATTAATTTATCAATGTCTAATTTTTTGAGAGCTTCATTTACAATGGCTTCATGACCTACATGAGGTGGGTCAAAACTGCCACCAAAAATTCCTATTTTCAATTAACTTTACCTTATACATTGTACTTAAATTATATTATAGCAATTTTTAGATAAAATATCGAAAATTTAATACTCATAAAAAGGGAAGAGATGGCTGTAAAAGTTGCAATAAATGGTTTTGGAAGAATTGGTCGATGTGTTGCACGAATTATCTCTAAAAGAGATGATGTGGAACTCGTTGCTATCAATGATACGTCAAGTGTAGAGATGCTTGAATATCTAACAAAATTTGATACGGTACATGGAACATTTGATGGTGAAATCAAAGTAGCAGATGGATACGTAACAATAGGAAAAGTTAAAGCAAAATTGTACAGCACACGAGATGCAAAAGAGTTAACATTCGTCAGCGATTGTGGAGCTGACGTAGTTTTAGAGTGTACAGGAGCTTACCTTACACAAGAGAAAGCACAAGTCTATTTAGATAATGGTGCTAAAAAAGTGGTCATGAGTGCACCAGCCAAAGATGATACACCAACATATGTTATTGGAGTCAATGAGGGTGAATACAAAGGAGAAGCAATTATCTCTAATGCTTCATGTACAACAAACTGCTTAGGACCAGTAGCAAAAATCATTGATGATGCATTTGGAATTGAAAAAGGGTTAATGACCACCATTCACTCGTACACCAATGACCAAAATATCTTAGATGTAAAACACAAATCAGATAAACGAAGAGCTCGAGCGGGTGCTATGAACATGATCCCTACCACAACAGGTGCAGCTAAAGCAATGAGATTAATCATGCCTCAATTGGATGGAAAACTTCACGGACAAAGTGTTCGAGTTCCAACTCCAGATGTTTCTATGGTGGACTTAAACGTTGTAGTAAGCAAAGAGACAACAAAAGAGGAGTTAAATGCACTCTTTGAAGCAAAAGCAAAAGAGCTTGCTGGAATTGTAGCTGTGGATAATGAAATGAAAGTATCGTCAGACATTATTGGAGATACAAACTCAACCATTATTGCAACAGACTTAACGCAAGTAATTGGTGGAAATATGATTAAAGTAATGACATGGTATGACAATGAGTGGGGTTACTCTTCACGACTTGTTGATATGGCTGTGTACGTATCAAACAAATAAGGAACTCAATGAAGCTACAAGAGATTAAAAATATTGATTTAGCAGGAAAAAAAGTATTCATCCGTTGTGATTTTAACGTGCCAATGGATGAGTACAGTAATATTACCGATGACAGACGAATCCGAAGTGCACTCAATACGATTCGATACTGTATTGACAATGATTGTTCAATTATTTTAGCTTCACATTTGGGGCGACCTAAAGAGCCATTTGAGGATAAATACTCACTCAAACCAGTTGCAAAAAGATTGCACACCCTTTTAAAACAAGAGATTATCATGGCTAAAAATGTGGTTCAAGATGACACATTAGAGTTGGCCAAAAACTTACAAGCAGGCGATATTCTTCTTTTAGAAAACCTTCGATACAACAAAGGTGAAACAAAAAATGATGAAGAGTTTGCCGAAAAACTTGCTTCCATGGCAGATGTGTATATCAACGATGCTTTTGGAGTAAGTCACAGAGCACACGCTTCAGTTGAAGGCATCACCAAACATTTTGATGCCAATTCAAAGGCAGCAGGGTTTTTGCTTGCAAAAGAGATTCAATTCTTCCACCACATTGTGCATAATCCAAAACGACCATTTGTATCAATCGTAGGTGGATCAAAAGTCTCTGGAAAACTTGAAGCACTTCATAACCTAGTTCCAAAAGTCGATAAGATTCTTATTGGTGGTGGAATGGCCTTTACGTTCTTAAAAGCATTGGGACATGAAGTAGGAAACTCTTTGGTTGAAGATGATTTGATTCCAGAAGCACTTAAAATCATGGAAGAGGCAAAAAAGCTGGGGGTAAAATTCTACTTACCAGTGGACGTTGTTGCTGCTGAAGCGTTTGATAAAGAGGCATTTGCTAAACCAACCACCACTCAAGAGATTCCTAAAAACTGGATGGGACTTGATATTGGACCTGCAACGGCACTGTTGTTTGCACAAGCTCTTGAAGATGCACACACTATTTTATGGAATGGACCAATGGGTGTGTATGAGATGGATAAATTTGCCAAAGGAAGTGCAAAGATTTCTCACGCCGTAGCTTCATCGTATGCAACTACGGTTGTAGGTGGGGGTGATACGGCTGACTTAGTACGAGTAACAGGTGATGAAGATGAAATGACCTTTATCTCTACAGGTGGTGGAGCATCGCTGGAACTCATTGAAGGAAAAGTATTGCCAGGTGTTAAAGCATTGGTTATTGAGGAGTAAGCATGCCAATTATTGCTGCAAACTTTAAAACCAACCATACGCGAAGCAGTACGGCTAAATATGTCTCACTGGTGAATAACTATTTGAAAACAAACAGTACCAGTGATGTCTATATTTTTCCAACGGCTACTTCACTTGACTATTTTGAAACCGTTGCAAACTTGCATATTGGAGCACAAAATGCTTATGCTACACAAAACGGTTCATTCACAGGTGAAATAGGAACAGAACAACTCGATGAGTTTTACATCAAAACCATTTTAATTGGTCACAGTGAACGACGACACATCTTAGGGGAGACTCAAGAGATGATTGCCCAAAAGTATCAATACTTTAAAGCCTTGGGATACAGAATCATCTACTGTGTGGGAGAGCCTTTAGAGATTAAAGAAAGTGGTTTAGACGCCACTTTACAATACATGCAAACTCAGTTTGAAGGTATTGATTTAAGTTATGAAAACTTAGTTGTAGCCTATGAACCTGTTTGGGCGATTGGTACAGGCGTAACGGCAACCAATGATGATATTGTCAATGTGCATCAAGCACTTAAAAAAC
The Candidatus Marinarcus aquaticus genome window above contains:
- the purQ gene encoding phosphoribosylformylglycinamidine synthase I encodes the protein MNVAVLQFPGTNCEYDTKYAFEKLGANVTIIWHKETTIPDNTDLVVIPGGFSYGDYLRSGAIARFAKIMEAVQTFAQNGGKVLGICNGFQILLEAGLLPGAMKRNDSLHFISKYNHLKVINNDNTFLQKLDVNEVVNIPVAHHDGNYFTDEAGLKALEDNGQILLKYCDENGNEQNLNGSVSQIAGICNKEKNVFGLMPHPERAIESLLGCDDGVKMLQGFFN
- a CDS encoding fluoride efflux transporter FluC → MTLTWQTVLAVGVGGFLGAIARVYANAAITKAVPGEFPVGILTVNVLGSFLIGILFALFLHFSFPTAIKAFLTSGFLGALTTYSTFAIESFLLLESSLILGITNMFLNLFGTVFAAGMGYKIVTFFLK
- a CDS encoding tetratricopeptide repeat protein, which encodes MSLKDNVDFVKKELDSEEKFIESFVKVERFYKKYKKALIAAVAVIVVGSIGYTINNSIQASNKAKANLAFNKILNDVNDQEALATLKSSNDKLYNVALYLQAKEGNKNIQVNERYLKYLLEYEEALKNSDVEKLNSLAMQKDFLLKEFALFNKALILTEQGKFEDARQTLKMIKQDSKVSDLVALLNHYLLTK
- the purS gene encoding phosphoribosylformylglycinamidine synthase subunit PurS, whose product is MKAIVNVALKQGVLDDQGKATHHALDTLGFKEVVKDVRIGKQIILELNATSQTQAREEVTNMCEKLLANTVIEDYTIEIIG
- a CDS encoding lysophospholipid acyltransferase family protein, whose amino-acid sequence is MSKIRGILTLIQFTLTVSITIICMYIFRNNHHKVRKIWTALQVKLLGIKLEIVGEPDTNADMIILNHQSLLDIVVMEHIHSRNLAWVGKKEITDLFFFGHIMKAPRMITVNREDKTGVVTLLKEGKDRLDGGRPIAMFPEGTRSDGTYMRKFRAGARILADKYKLKVQPVVMFNTRQVLDSKTLHATPGVVKVVFLETMQAGKGTDWFDVAEEKMRTVFEEEKPAS
- the rsfS gene encoding ribosome silencing factor; its protein translation is MNKTIEKIVQVLDEKKAEAIEVIDLKENDYLVDYVVVATTLNPKHGASLVTFIKEALKPLGENFVRSDEDEDWTVIDLGDMFIHLMSEKYREKYSIEEFLSELPKRG
- a CDS encoding phosphoribosylaminoimidazolesuccinocarboxamide synthase gives rise to the protein MKISEIVALGLWPESKKTTTKKGIDELEELGYNLFYIGKNADLYTCPGDEAKVLLVRSDRCSVFDIPLNLEIEGKGVSQTAISNNGAQFAKDAGIRTAILSENVDASLKIAPRCQMMELCKPLEAEIDGDVVQFELIFRNYLTGSLYDACQNGNDPYGLELTSDLPQWHKFETPIFTPTTKGIKDEPLNSATVREKFPEIVTSLEKLFKEFTQFALDNGIIIVDTKFEIFVNSKGEWVLGDEVLTPESSRFISKEDFDAGNYISMDKQILRDFGKEQNWKEQAKSLKAGEKLEVNVPQTIKDKILSGYTTILNRLSK
- a CDS encoding S41 family peptidase, with product MKSILFSFFYVVAFVSFIHANEVNTLETKSDLDNETTQTRFESLSKLTKVIGTVEKYYVDDIKLQEIVNKALKGLMQELDAHSTYMDKKYFKEMQIQTNGEFGGLGITVGMRDGALTVISPIDDTPAYKAGVKAGDIILKIDDTSTLNITLDEAVGLMRGKPKTPIELTLVRKGENKPILIKIIRDIIKIQSVYSKTIGDDVLYLRVTSFDKNVDVNMRKAINKNKTFKGIILDLRNNPGGLLNQAISVTDFFVNSGVIVSQKGRDESSEEKFSATSANTLTSVPLVVLVNAGSASASEIVSGALQDHKRAIVVGEKTFGKGSVQVILPITDDKSEGVKLTIAKYYLPSGRTIQATGITPDIIAYAGEVPQESDAEFKIKEADLKKHLEGELEKVNHDEVKTKEEKKNSDVITKEELFKDNQLKTGVDILKSLIIMKK
- the tatA gene encoding twin-arginine translocase TatA/TatE family subunit codes for the protein MSMPGGMEWVLIALVVLLLFGGKKIPELAKGLGSGIKNFKKAVKEDDEETVVKTEEKIEDKKSETKSESTNETKNA
- the argS gene encoding arginine--tRNA ligase → MQRVVKNHIEEVLDLSIVLEKPKDITLGHYATPVAFSLAKEYRKSPIVIADELAAKFADSQMFESVSAVKGFINFKLSNAFLHKAVSDALSTPEEFAKEGSKNEKILLEYVSANPTGPLHIGHARGAIFGDTLYRVGKHLGYDITSEYYINDAGAQMDLLGLSLYLAGRESILKVDVEYPDQYYRGDYLYDIAKLVEEKFGKEIFEDATRMDELAQFAKDEVLDLIKNDLFKIGIEFENFVSEKSLYVNWESTKANLEKNGSLYTKDEKVWIKSTQLGDDVDRVVVRENGIPTYLAGDIIYHENKFNRPYDKFINIWGADHHGYITRVKAAVQFLGFDPNRLEILLSQMVSLLKGGEPYKMSKRAGNVILLSDIADEIGADALRFVFLTKKSDTHLEFDLDMLTNQDSSNPIFYINYAHARINQLFKKSELTFQSIKDITLEGLEDESANLMYEALLLPSILEEAFSKRDMQKITDYLYSLASSVHKFYNEHKIVGTPNEQEYLKALAMVSLSIKTGLKLLGITAKEVM